From the genome of Streptomyces sp. NBC_01116, one region includes:
- a CDS encoding amino acid adenylation domain-containing protein, whose product MPPAHHSLTVRLPPSFPDTALAAVLTAAAGLWWPGGRRPRLWTETVPAPAASDAAARRRTAEARRPVAPGHRLRAVLLRYADGHPGDLVLTADAAALDARSLRIVARVLLGELPPDQVTPHDGPLPPDPRVDEETRRLAAALALTAGRYTGAASVRVAVPVPARNRPPYALGPLDGYAVFTADLSPGRTVADLLATEPLVPAEGEEPPALGLVAGDGDGDGPVTLPAGPGGPPVPAHQVERLCQELMSRSPSTPLLDLDPLSESESTGQLALGAARKIVAAQPLRVDQVFAAQVTARPDAPALTVGAATLTYAELDSLAEEFADGLYAHGVRPGDLVGLCLPRGAHLVAVMLGVLKADAVYVPLDPEHPADRRERTAKDAGLRLTVEDTVALTGHPARPAGERRAAGAPAYVIHTSGSTGRPKGVLVPHANVTALVDAVRDDFALSPGDTWTCFHSAAFDFSVWEIWGALLTGGRLVLVDHWTSRSPEDFHALLVRERVSVLSQTPSAFTQLAAADRTGGDLSALRLVVLGGEPLDTRPLLGWFDRHPEDRCRLVNMYGITETTVHVTAATVTRREALAGSRSVGRPLPGWSVRVLDASGRPVPPGAPGEIHVGGAGVALGYLHRPALTAERFVPDALDPAGRLYRSGDLGRLLPDGTLEHLGRIDDQVKVRGFRIEPGEIRQVLLEDPAVSAAAVTVTGGGGGDAAAVRIDAYVVPAPGAGEDAGPVRERAARLLPPHMVPATVTVLPALPLTANGKLDPARLPAPGARRTPGPAAAPREAAPAPTAVLAAIWRDVLGVGEIGPDDDFWDLGGNSLYAIRIATLARERGLPGIPLRQLYLTPTLGALSEALAREA is encoded by the coding sequence GTGCCGCCCGCTCATCACTCCCTGACGGTCCGCCTGCCGCCGTCCTTCCCCGATACCGCGCTCGCCGCCGTCCTCACGGCGGCGGCCGGGCTGTGGTGGCCCGGAGGCCGCCGCCCCCGGCTGTGGACGGAGACCGTGCCCGCTCCGGCCGCGTCCGACGCCGCCGCCCGGCGGCGCACGGCCGAGGCCCGCCGCCCGGTCGCGCCCGGCCACCGGCTGCGCGCGGTGCTGCTGCGGTACGCGGACGGGCACCCCGGCGACCTCGTCCTGACCGCCGACGCGGCCGCGCTGGACGCCCGGTCGTTGCGGATCGTCGCCCGCGTACTGCTGGGCGAGCTGCCCCCGGACCAGGTCACGCCGCACGACGGGCCGCTCCCCCCGGACCCGCGCGTGGACGAGGAGACCCGGCGGCTCGCCGCCGCGCTCGCCCTCACCGCCGGGCGGTACACGGGCGCGGCCTCGGTGCGCGTCGCCGTCCCCGTACCGGCGCGGAACCGGCCGCCGTACGCGCTGGGGCCGCTCGACGGGTACGCGGTGTTCACGGCAGATCTGTCCCCGGGGCGCACGGTCGCCGACCTGCTCGCCACCGAACCGCTCGTCCCGGCCGAGGGCGAGGAACCGCCCGCGCTCGGCCTGGTGGCGGGCGATGGGGACGGGGACGGACCGGTCACGCTGCCGGCCGGCCCGGGCGGACCACCCGTACCGGCACATCAAGTGGAGCGCCTGTGCCAGGAGTTGATGAGTCGCTCGCCCAGCACGCCGCTCCTGGATCTGGATCCGCTGAGCGAGTCCGAGTCCACCGGGCAACTGGCGCTCGGAGCGGCGCGGAAGATCGTCGCCGCCCAACCCCTCCGCGTCGACCAGGTCTTCGCCGCCCAGGTCACCGCCCGCCCGGACGCTCCCGCGCTCACCGTCGGTGCCGCCACCCTCACCTACGCCGAACTGGACTCCCTGGCGGAGGAGTTCGCGGACGGTCTGTACGCCCACGGCGTCCGCCCCGGTGACCTCGTCGGGCTCTGCCTGCCCCGCGGAGCCCACCTGGTGGCGGTGATGCTCGGCGTCCTGAAGGCGGACGCGGTCTACGTACCGCTGGATCCGGAGCATCCGGCGGACCGGCGGGAGCGCACCGCGAAGGACGCCGGTCTCCGGCTGACGGTCGAGGACACGGTCGCGCTCACCGGCCACCCGGCCCGCCCCGCCGGGGAACGGCGGGCGGCCGGCGCCCCCGCGTACGTCATCCACACCTCGGGCTCGACCGGCCGCCCCAAGGGGGTCCTCGTCCCGCACGCCAACGTCACGGCCCTGGTCGACGCCGTCCGCGACGACTTCGCCCTCTCCCCCGGCGACACCTGGACGTGCTTCCACTCGGCGGCGTTCGACTTCTCGGTGTGGGAGATCTGGGGCGCGCTGCTGACGGGCGGACGGCTGGTCCTCGTGGACCACTGGACCTCGCGCTCGCCGGAGGACTTCCACGCGCTGCTGGTCCGGGAGCGGGTGAGCGTGCTGAGCCAGACCCCGTCGGCGTTCACCCAGCTCGCCGCCGCCGACCGGACGGGCGGTGACCTGTCCGCCCTGCGGCTGGTGGTGCTGGGCGGCGAGCCGCTGGACACCCGCCCGCTGCTCGGCTGGTTCGACCGGCACCCGGAGGACCGCTGCCGCCTCGTCAACATGTACGGGATCACCGAGACCACCGTCCACGTGACGGCGGCCACGGTGACCCGCCGCGAGGCGCTCGCCGGGTCCCGGTCGGTGGGGCGGCCCCTGCCCGGCTGGTCGGTCCGGGTCCTGGACGCCTCCGGGCGGCCGGTGCCGCCGGGTGCGCCCGGGGAGATCCACGTGGGCGGGGCGGGCGTGGCGCTCGGCTATCTGCACCGGCCCGCCCTGACCGCCGAACGCTTCGTCCCGGACGCCCTGGACCCGGCCGGGCGGCTCTACCGCAGCGGCGACCTGGGGCGGCTGCTGCCCGACGGGACGCTGGAGCACCTGGGCCGGATCGACGACCAGGTGAAGGTGCGGGGCTTCCGGATCGAGCCGGGCGAGATCCGGCAGGTGCTGCTGGAGGACCCGGCGGTGTCGGCGGCAGCGGTCACCGTGACCGGCGGCGGGGGCGGGGACGCGGCGGCCGTGCGGATCGACGCGTACGTGGTCCCGGCCCCGGGGGCGGGCGAGGACGCCGGACCCGTACGGGAGCGGGCCGCCCGGCTGCTCCCCCCGCACATGGTGCCCGCGACGGTGACCGTGCTGCCGGCCCTCCCCCTCACCGCGAACGGCAAGCTGGACCCGGCCCGGCTGCCCGCGCCCGGAGCGCGCCGGACGCCGGGACCGGCCGCCGCGCCCCGCGAGGCCGCCCCCGCACCCACTGCCGTCCTCGCCGCCATCTGGCGGGACGTCCTCGGCGTCGGGGAGATCGGCCCGGACGACGACTTCTGGGACCTGGGCGGCAAT
- a CDS encoding mycofactocin-coupled SDR family oxidoreductase translates to MSGGAGPGRAAGGRGPGPAGGGARLAGRTALITGAARGLGRACALAFAREGADLVLLDVAGELPGVPYPLGSASQLAHTGRLCREAGSAVLTRQADVRDLAALESVAEAAEERFGRIDVLVNNAGIAAPSGRPAHEITEAEWQLMIDVDLGGAWRAIRAVGGRMAAQGSGSIVNIASTAGLVGYRHFAGYVAAKHGLIGLTKAVALDYAPRKVRVNAVCPGSVRDDEAMEGRMLAEIARSLEVPVAEHEAAFVRDQPMNALVEPDDVADAVLWLASDASRQVTGSVVTVDGGFTAR, encoded by the coding sequence GTGAGCGGCGGCGCCGGCCCGGGTCGTGCTGCCGGCGGACGTGGTCCTGGACCGGCGGGCGGCGGGGCCCGGCTCGCCGGGCGTACGGCGCTGATCACCGGAGCGGCGCGCGGTCTCGGCCGGGCCTGTGCGCTGGCGTTCGCCCGTGAGGGGGCGGACCTGGTGCTGCTGGACGTGGCGGGCGAGCTGCCCGGGGTGCCGTATCCGCTCGGTTCGGCCTCGCAGCTCGCGCACACCGGGCGGCTCTGCCGCGAGGCCGGGTCGGCCGTGCTGACCCGGCAGGCCGACGTGCGGGACCTGGCGGCGCTGGAGTCGGTGGCGGAGGCGGCCGAGGAGCGCTTCGGGCGGATCGACGTCCTGGTCAACAACGCGGGCATCGCCGCGCCTTCGGGCCGCCCGGCGCACGAGATCACCGAGGCCGAGTGGCAGCTGATGATCGACGTGGATCTGGGCGGTGCCTGGCGGGCGATCCGCGCGGTCGGCGGCCGGATGGCCGCACAGGGGTCCGGTTCGATCGTCAACATCGCGTCGACGGCGGGGCTGGTGGGCTACCGGCACTTCGCGGGGTACGTCGCGGCCAAGCACGGTCTGATCGGCCTGACGAAGGCGGTGGCCCTGGACTACGCGCCCCGGAAGGTCCGGGTCAACGCGGTCTGTCCGGGCTCGGTGCGGGACGACGAGGCGATGGAGGGCCGGATGCTGGCGGAGATCGCCCGCTCGCTGGAGGTGCCCGTCGCGGAGCACGAGGCCGCGTTCGTCCGGGACCAGCCGATGAACGCGCTGGTGGAGCCGGACGATGTGGCGGACGCGGTGCTCTGGCTGGCCTCGGACGCGTCCCGGCAGGTGACCGGCAGCGTGGTGACCGTGGACGGCGGGTTCACCGCCCGCTGA
- a CDS encoding thioesterase II family protein, with translation MADEETVLICLPFAGAGPSFFTPWQRLAPEGLRILPVSLPGREKRFPEPAHTSAAPAVDDAYAQVTAALGEGDGTGGPVVLFGHSMGAVLAFELAHRIERSGGPVRLAALVVSGAPGPWTPRTDRADGLPDAEFAARVRAFAGYDHPALADPEMRELLLPTLRADVRLHETYVPSTDRPLGVPVISVRGREDTLVGAAEAAEWGRATTGKLTVAEPAGGHMYLTERPAELLALVAAEVRAARGR, from the coding sequence GTGGCCGACGAAGAGACCGTCCTCATCTGCCTGCCCTTCGCCGGGGCGGGCCCCTCCTTCTTCACGCCCTGGCAGCGGCTGGCCCCGGAGGGTCTGCGGATTCTCCCGGTGTCGCTGCCGGGCCGGGAGAAGCGGTTCCCCGAGCCCGCCCACACCTCGGCGGCCCCGGCCGTCGACGACGCGTACGCGCAGGTGACGGCGGCCCTCGGTGAAGGGGACGGGACCGGCGGCCCGGTCGTGCTGTTCGGGCACAGCATGGGCGCGGTCCTCGCGTTCGAGCTGGCGCACCGGATCGAGCGGTCGGGCGGGCCGGTCCGGCTGGCCGCGCTCGTGGTCAGCGGCGCGCCCGGCCCCTGGACGCCGCGCACGGACCGGGCGGACGGGCTGCCGGACGCGGAGTTCGCCGCCCGGGTCCGGGCGTTCGCCGGATACGACCATCCGGCGCTGGCCGACCCGGAGATGCGGGAGCTGCTGCTGCCGACGCTGCGGGCGGACGTCCGACTCCACGAGACGTATGTCCCGTCCACGGACCGGCCGTTGGGTGTTCCGGTCATCTCCGTCCGAGGGCGGGAGGACACCCTGGTCGGGGCGGCGGAGGCGGCCGAGTGGGGCCGGGCGACGACGGGGAAGCTGACGGTCGCCGAGCCGGCCGGCGGGCACATGTATCTCACCGAGCGGCCGGCCGAGCTGCTGGCGCTGGTGGCCGCCGAGGTGCGTGCGGCGAGGGGCCGGTGA